In one Nicotiana sylvestris chromosome 8, ASM39365v2, whole genome shotgun sequence genomic region, the following are encoded:
- the LOC138874951 gene encoding uncharacterized protein, translated as MRRCRSLVGWVEPGKARLLDSDLVRYALEKVRLIEDWLSVVQSIHKSYADRRARDVTFMVGERILLKVSLKKGMMRFEKKGKLSPRYIGPFEILKKVDFNLVQLNKDLTYVEELAAILDRLVQKLRSKNIDSMKVQ; from the exons ATGAGGCGGTGTCGTTCTCTGGTTGGATGGGTTGAGCCTGGGAAGGCTAGGTTGTTGGACTCTGATTTGGTTAGAtatgccttggagaaggtgagGTTGATTGAGGATTGGCTTAGTGTGGTGCAGTCCATACataagagttatgctgataggaggGCTCGTGATGTGACATTCATGGTGGGTGAGAGGATCCTCCTCAAAGTTTCTCTCAAGAAGGGTATGATGAGGTTTgagaagaaaggcaagttgagccctcggtatattggtccttttgagattcttaagAAAGTGG ATTTCAACTTAGTCCAATTgaacaaggatttgacttatgttgaggagctggCGGCTATCTTGGACAGGCTGGTCcagaagctgaggtcaaagaacattgatTCAATGAAGGTTCAATAG